From a single Adhaeribacter swui genomic region:
- the trxA gene encoding thioredoxin: protein MAHKAIEITDANFDEIINSDKPVLVDFWAEWCGPCRMVGPVVEQLAGEYEGKVVVGKVDVDANPQTSAKFGIRSIPTLLVFKNGQVVDKQVGAVPKAALAQKLDAQIA from the coding sequence ATGGCACACAAAGCAATTGAAATAACCGATGCAAACTTTGATGAGATTATCAATTCTGATAAACCAGTACTCGTAGACTTTTGGGCTGAATGGTGCGGACCTTGCCGCATGGTTGGTCCGGTAGTAGAACAATTAGCGGGCGAGTACGAAGGCAAAGTAGTAGTGGGCAAAGTAGACGTTGACGCTAACCCACAGACTTCGGCTAAGTTTGGCATTCGCAGCATCCCTACCCTGCTGGTTTTCAAAAACGGTCAGGTAGTAGATAAGCAAGTAGGTGCCGTACCAAAAGCCGCTCTAGCCCAGAAACTCGACGCACAAATCGCTTAA